The following DNA comes from Cellulophaga sp. HaHa_2_95.
GTACAATAATTCTAATTTTAGAAGGAATGATATTTCTCATTAAAGAAATAACTACGTTACCCATACCTAAAACAAACATTACTGAAACTGCCATTACTATGGAAGCTTTTAATTCTGCCGTAATCGCCAATGCAGAACAGATCCCTAGTACCTGTATTGTAATTGGGTTATTATCTGCTAGAGGATCTAAAATCAGTCCACTATCTTTTTTTGAAAGTAATCCCATAATTAATTAGCTCTAATAGTTTTTAAATAATCTTCGTAAAGCTTCATCGTTTCTGAAATCATTGCAGAAACGCCGTTACCTGTAATTGTTGCCCCCGCAAGTGCATCAACTTCGTTATCATCTTTGGTTAAATTCGTAGGATCGTTATTTCCTTTTGCTACATTTATGCCACTGTAACGCGTACCAGACATAATTGTTTCTCCCGTAAAATCGTCCATAAAATAACGCTGCTTGATGTTTGCACCTAAACCAGGAGTTTCTCCTTTATGATCAAAATACACCCCTTGAACAACCATATTGTCATCTAAAGCAATAAAGCCCCAAATAGCATCCCAAAGACCTTTACCATACATTGGTATGATATAGAACTTCTTGCCATCTTTTTCTCCTATAAATAATGGAAGTTTAGCTTTTTCTCCTTTTTTTGCTAAAGCAATTTGCTTTTTAACATCAATTAAATAAGCATTATCATCTTTGGAGACTTCTCCGTCAACAATAACTAATTGCTCTTTAATATATTTAGTAAATTCTACTTCTACTTTATCTGCAGGAATAAAATTCACACTTCCTTCGTCAACATTTTCATTTACACCCATAGCGTAAAGAATATTTTGTTGCTTTTCGAATCGTTCGTTTTCCTTAATCTTATCACTTAAGCCAGAAGCTGTAAGTGCTAAAACAGAACCTACTACTACTACCATTATAGCCGCAAAAACAACGGTATAAAGATTTTTGTCTGTGTTAACTGCCATAATTAAACTGTTTCGGCTTTTAATTTTTCTGATTTACTAGCGCTATCGTTTGGTAAGATTGTTGCGCTTTTTAATCTTTTCAAGCGCTTCTTAACATTACCACGAATCACGTAATGATCTATTGTAGGTGCAAAAACATTCATTAACAATATTGCTAAGAAAACACCTTCTGGATATGCTGGGTTAAAGACACGGATCATTACCGAAATAAAACCGATAAAGAAACCATAGAACCACTTCCCTTTATTTGTTTGAGACCCTGTAACAGGATCTGTTGCCATATAAACAATACCAAATGCAAGACCACCCACGATTAGATGTTTCCAAAAAGTAAAGCTCATAAGACCATAAAACTTACTAGTCTCACCAATCCAACCCGAACTCACCACTCCGTTGAACATTAAGCCCATTACCAAAGCACCAAGAACAGCACTCAACATAATTCTCCAGCTTGCTATTTTACTAAAAACTAAAAATAAGCCTCCTAAAAGAATCAAGAATGTTGAAGTTTCTCCTACAGATCCCGGAATAAATCCAAAGAACATATCTGAAATAGAGTAGGTCATTTCCCCTGCTTTATTTTGCGCTAAGAAACCAAGAATTGTTTCTCCTGAAATGGCATCTGGCGTACCTGCTAAATTAACAGCATCATATACCCAAACTTTATCACCACTCATCCATGTTGGATACGCAAAGAATAAAAAGGCTCTAATAGTTAATGCTGGATTTAGGATATTCATTCCTGTACCACCAAAAACTTCCTTACCAATTACTACACCAAATATTACAGCAATAGACAACATCCAAAGTGGCGTATCAATTGGCACAATAAGCGGCACTAACATCCCTGTTACCAAGTATCCCTCTTCTACTTCGTGCCCTTTTATAACAGCAAATATGAACTCAACTATAAGTCCAACGCCATAAGAAACAACGACTAAAGGAAGCACTTTAATTATTCCAATCCAGAAATTCTCCCAAGTTAAAAAGTTTCCAAATACAGAAACTTCACGAATCACACCATTAGCAGCATCTATTGCTGCAAAATGCTGATAACCCGCATTAAACATAGAAAATAATAAAACTGGTATAAGCGCCATGATTACTGTATTCATGGTACGCTTCAAATCATCTGCACCTCTAACATGACTACCTGAATGTGTAGTCTCATTAGGAGCATATAGAAAAGTATGTATTGCATTAAAGGCTGGTGCCATTTTCTTGCCCTTATACTCTTCTTTTAAATTGTGTAATTTATTTTTAAGGCTCATAGTTATCCTATTTCTTTTTGTAATAAATC
Coding sequences within:
- a CDS encoding Na(+)-translocating NADH-quinone reductase subunit C, with amino-acid sequence MAVNTDKNLYTVVFAAIMVVVVGSVLALTASGLSDKIKENERFEKQQNILYAMGVNENVDEGSVNFIPADKVEVEFTKYIKEQLVIVDGEVSKDDNAYLIDVKKQIALAKKGEKAKLPLFIGEKDGKKFYIIPMYGKGLWDAIWGFIALDDNMVVQGVYFDHKGETPGLGANIKQRYFMDDFTGETIMSGTRYSGINVAKGNNDPTNLTKDDNEVDALAGATITGNGVSAMISETMKLYEDYLKTIRAN
- a CDS encoding NADH:ubiquinone reductase (Na(+)-transporting) subunit B; this encodes MSLKNKLHNLKEEYKGKKMAPAFNAIHTFLYAPNETTHSGSHVRGADDLKRTMNTVIMALIPVLLFSMFNAGYQHFAAIDAANGVIREVSVFGNFLTWENFWIGIIKVLPLVVVSYGVGLIVEFIFAVIKGHEVEEGYLVTGMLVPLIVPIDTPLWMLSIAVIFGVVIGKEVFGGTGMNILNPALTIRAFLFFAYPTWMSGDKVWVYDAVNLAGTPDAISGETILGFLAQNKAGEMTYSISDMFFGFIPGSVGETSTFLILLGGLFLVFSKIASWRIMLSAVLGALVMGLMFNGVVSSGWIGETSKFYGLMSFTFWKHLIVGGLAFGIVYMATDPVTGSQTNKGKWFYGFFIGFISVMIRVFNPAYPEGVFLAILLMNVFAPTIDHYVIRGNVKKRLKRLKSATILPNDSASKSEKLKAETV